The proteins below come from a single Chryseobacterium capnotolerans genomic window:
- a CDS encoding sugar transferase has translation MNQYKYWKIIFDFILAIMLTVFLIPLLIILFIIASLDTSSNGIFFQERIGQHGKTFIIFKFKTIHEKNRSCSKIGRILRKFKLDELPQLLNIIKGEMSFVGPRPDVKGYYDQLKGTDRKVLELKPGLTCEASIVYRNEENILKIQEDPLKYNDEVLFPHKVKMNLEYLKHLSFKNDVRILLNTLLIILK, from the coding sequence ATGAATCAGTATAAATATTGGAAAATTATTTTTGATTTTATCCTTGCGATAATGTTAACTGTTTTTCTGATACCATTGCTGATTATTTTATTTATCATTGCTAGTTTGGATACTTCTTCCAATGGGATTTTTTTTCAAGAAAGAATCGGACAACACGGAAAAACTTTTATCATTTTTAAATTTAAAACTATTCACGAAAAGAATAGGAGCTGTTCAAAAATAGGAAGAATACTTAGAAAATTTAAATTAGATGAGCTTCCCCAGTTATTGAATATTATAAAAGGTGAGATGAGTTTTGTAGGTCCAAGACCTGATGTCAAAGGCTATTATGATCAACTTAAAGGTACAGATAGAAAGGTACTGGAATTAAAACCGGGACTAACATGTGAAGCCAGTATTGTATATAGGAATGAAGAAAATATTCTTAAAATACAGGAAGATCCTTTAAAATATAATGACGAAGTATTATTTCCACATAAAGTTAAAATGAATCTTGAATATTTGAAACATTTATCATTTAAAAATGATGTCAGGATTCTATTGAATACTTTATTAATTATTTTAAAATAA
- the rfbC gene encoding dTDP-4-dehydrorhamnose 3,5-epimerase, with translation MKIKETPLKDCYIIEPTVFEDDRGYFFEKFNEKRFEELTGMNGHFVQDNVSKSSYGVLRGLHLQKGEHAQAKLVSCLEGSVWDVAVDLREDSPTFGQWFGIELSAENKLQLYVPRGFGHGFSVLSTNAVFSYKCDNFYNKESEGSVKFNDPDINIDWKIDEKEAVLSEKDQNAPSFKEKNF, from the coding sequence ATGAAAATTAAAGAAACTCCACTTAAAGATTGTTATATCATAGAGCCTACTGTATTTGAAGACGACAGAGGTTACTTCTTTGAAAAATTCAATGAAAAAAGATTCGAAGAACTTACAGGAATGAACGGACACTTTGTTCAGGATAATGTTTCCAAATCTTCTTATGGTGTATTAAGAGGACTTCATCTTCAAAAGGGAGAGCATGCTCAGGCTAAATTGGTATCCTGCCTTGAAGGAAGTGTGTGGGATGTTGCAGTAGATCTGAGAGAAGATTCCCCAACCTTCGGACAATGGTTCGGGATTGAACTTTCTGCTGAAAACAAACTACAGCTTTATGTACCAAGAGGTTTTGGACACGGTTTCTCTGTATTAAGTACCAATGCTGTATTCTCTTATAAATGTGATAACTTTTATAATAAAGAATCGGAAGGAAGCGTAAAATTCAATGATCCCGATATTAATATTGATTGGAAGATTGATGAGAAAGAGGCAGTTCTTTCAGAAAAAGATCAAAACGCCCCAAGTTTTAAAGAAAAAAACTTCTAA
- the rimO gene encoding 30S ribosomal protein S12 methylthiotransferase RimO, with protein sequence MRTKSVGKKKINVVTLGCSKNVYDSEVLMSQLKANGKEVVHEDRGDIVVINTCGFIDNAKEESINTILDYVEAKNRGEVEKVFVTGCLSERYKPDLVREIPDVDQYFGTRDLPILLKHLGADYKHELVGERLTTTPKHYAYLKISEGCDRPCSFCAIPLMRGGHVSTPIEKLVSEAQKLAKKGTKELILIAQDLTYYGLDIYKKRALGDLLKELVKVEGVEWIRLHYAFPSGFPEDVLDIIREEPKVCNYIDIPLQHINSDLLKSMKRGTTHEKTDALLGKFREKVPDMAIRTTLIVGYPGETEERFQELKDWVREQKFDRLGCFTYSHEENTGAYVLEDDIPQEVKEARVEEIMELQSQISWEKNQEKVGKVFRCIFDRKEGNYFIGRTEYDSPDVDNTVLVSAEDTYISIGEFADVKITSAEEFDLYGELI encoded by the coding sequence ATGCGTACAAAATCGGTAGGGAAGAAAAAAATCAATGTAGTTACACTTGGATGTTCCAAGAATGTATATGACTCTGAAGTATTAATGAGCCAGCTGAAAGCCAATGGAAAGGAAGTTGTTCATGAAGACCGTGGAGATATTGTTGTGATTAATACCTGTGGATTTATTGATAATGCTAAAGAAGAATCTATCAATACCATCCTTGATTATGTAGAAGCAAAGAACAGAGGAGAAGTAGAAAAAGTATTCGTTACAGGTTGTCTTTCTGAAAGATATAAACCGGATTTGGTTAGAGAAATTCCAGACGTAGACCAGTATTTTGGTACAAGGGACCTTCCGATACTATTAAAACATCTTGGTGCAGATTACAAGCACGAATTAGTAGGAGAGAGGTTAACCACAACTCCGAAACATTATGCATACCTTAAAATTTCAGAAGGATGTGACAGACCTTGCTCATTTTGTGCTATTCCTTTGATGAGAGGTGGCCACGTTTCTACTCCTATTGAAAAATTAGTCTCTGAAGCTCAAAAACTGGCTAAAAAGGGAACTAAAGAATTAATTCTTATTGCTCAGGATCTTACTTATTATGGACTTGATATTTATAAAAAACGTGCATTAGGAGATTTACTGAAAGAGTTAGTAAAAGTAGAAGGAGTTGAATGGATTCGCCTTCATTATGCTTTCCCAAGCGGTTTCCCGGAAGATGTTTTGGATATTATCCGTGAGGAGCCAAAAGTTTGTAATTATATAGATATTCCTCTTCAGCATATCAATTCTGATCTGTTGAAATCAATGAAAAGAGGAACTACCCATGAGAAAACGGATGCGCTTTTAGGGAAATTCAGAGAAAAAGTTCCGGATATGGCCATCAGAACAACTCTTATTGTGGGATATCCCGGAGAAACTGAAGAGAGATTCCAGGAGCTTAAAGACTGGGTGAGAGAACAGAAATTTGATAGATTAGGTTGTTTTACCTATTCTCATGAAGAAAATACAGGTGCCTATGTGCTGGAAGATGATATTCCACAGGAAGTAAAAGAAGCAAGGGTAGAAGAAATCATGGAATTACAATCTCAGATCTCTTGGGAAAAGAATCAGGAGAAAGTAGGAAAAGTATTCAGATGTATTTTCGATCGTAAAGAAGGAAACTACTTTATCGGTAGAACAGAATATGATTCGCCTGATGTAGATAACACCGTTTTAGTATCTGCTGAAGATACTTATATTTCCATTGGAGAATTCGCTGATGTGAAGATTACTTCTGCTGAAGAATTTGATTTATATGGTGAATTAATATAG
- a CDS encoding septal ring lytic transglycosylase RlpA family protein has translation MMKRFILVIIMMISTLGIYSFTNNALDAKKTSYASYYHDKFNGRKTASGEIFDNSKFTAANRTLPFGTNVKVTNLKNGKEVIVRINDRGPFHSSRSLDMSKAAFDEIGDISHGTIPVEYEIVD, from the coding sequence ATGATGAAAAGATTCATTCTCGTAATCATAATGATGATTTCAACTTTAGGTATTTATTCATTTACGAATAATGCCTTAGATGCGAAAAAAACAAGTTATGCATCGTACTACCACGATAAATTTAACGGTAGAAAAACAGCTAGCGGAGAAATCTTTGATAATTCAAAGTTTACTGCAGCAAACAGAACGCTTCCTTTTGGAACAAACGTTAAGGTTACTAACCTTAAGAATGGTAAAGAAGTAATAGTGAGGATTAATGATAGAGGCCCTTTCCATTCATCAAGATCTTTAGATATGTCTAAAGCCGCGTTCGATGAGATCGGAGATATCAGTCATGGTACAATTCCGGTTGAATATGAAATTGTCGATTAA
- a CDS encoding YciI family protein, whose translation MFIISLTYKGSIEDVERYIPEHNSFLQKYYDIGLFIASGRKEPRTGGIIICNAPSQNEVENIIKEDPFHIYQVADYEITEFIPSKYNENFKIFTED comes from the coding sequence ATGTTCATTATTTCGCTTACCTATAAAGGGTCAATTGAAGATGTAGAACGCTATATTCCGGAACACAACTCTTTTCTTCAAAAATATTATGATATAGGGCTATTTATTGCTTCCGGAAGAAAAGAGCCGAGAACCGGAGGAATTATTATCTGTAATGCTCCCTCTCAAAATGAGGTTGAAAACATCATTAAAGAAGATCCTTTCCATATCTATCAGGTCGCAGATTATGAAATCACAGAATTTATCCCATCAAAATACAACGAAAACTTTAAAATATTTACAGAAGACTAA
- a CDS encoding MliC family protein has protein sequence MKKSIFGIALFSTLLLASCKQEKTASTTNQETTPATDSTSSIPAKDSAATAATTDIVKSTLKDKSGKTVEVTFDNSKDIATLVFNGENLELKGQRPASGIWYKNDHYELRGKGNDIQLSKDGKVVFENAK, from the coding sequence ATGAAAAAAAGCATTTTTGGAATTGCATTATTCTCTACCCTACTATTAGCATCCTGCAAACAGGAAAAAACAGCTTCTACTACAAATCAAGAAACCACTCCAGCTACGGATTCTACTTCTTCCATTCCAGCTAAAGATTCAGCAGCCACAGCAGCAACTACTGATATAGTAAAAAGTACTTTAAAAGATAAGAGCGGAAAAACAGTGGAGGTAACTTTTGACAATTCCAAAGACATCGCGACTTTAGTTTTTAATGGTGAAAATCTGGAGCTAAAAGGCCAAAGACCAGCATCAGGAATTTGGTATAAAAATGACCATTATGAACTTAGAGGTAAAGGTAATGATATTCAACTTTCTAAAGATGGCAAAGTTGTTTTTGAAAACGCAAAATAA
- a CDS encoding bifunctional response regulator/alkaline phosphatase family protein, whose product MSEKILWIDDEIDLLKPHIVFLEKKGYQVTPVNNVNEALELMDSEKFALTLIDENMPGISGLEAIPMIKEKDNSLKIVMVTKSEEEHIMEEAIGSQIADYILKPVNPNQILLSLKKNLQQDNLVEQKTILQYQQEFRNLSMELSYLRTYQDWAEYYKKILSWEIKFDKVADNEFADLLQSQKEEANIQFAKFIEKNYADWLTDSDKPLMSHTLFKEKVKPEVEKEKVLLLMVDNLRYDQWKVIEPLFTKYYNKISEDYYYSILPTATQYARNSFFAGLMPSEIEKRFPDKWFNDNEEGNKNEFERDFLEDQMKRIGLGSKSMKYLKVLNADFERKIYDDFNQHKNNDLLVIVYNFIDILSHAKTDNHIVDQLIRDDKTFRSLTLNWFENSSLLKIIKTAAENGYKLVITTDHGTVYVKKPSKVVGDRETSTNIRYKTGKSLTYDDSDVWAITNPEKLFLPKGNLSSKYIFAKNNIFLAYPKNYNHFVNYYKETYQHGGISLEECIIPISILEPK is encoded by the coding sequence ATGTCAGAAAAGATATTATGGATAGATGATGAAATAGATTTACTTAAACCTCATATCGTATTTTTAGAAAAGAAAGGTTATCAGGTAACCCCTGTTAACAATGTGAATGAGGCTTTGGAGCTTATGGATTCAGAGAAATTTGCCCTAACACTCATTGATGAGAATATGCCAGGGATTTCCGGGCTGGAAGCCATTCCTATGATTAAGGAAAAAGACAATTCTTTAAAGATTGTCATGGTGACCAAAAGTGAGGAAGAACACATTATGGAAGAGGCAATCGGTTCCCAAATTGCAGATTATATCCTAAAGCCTGTAAACCCTAATCAGATTTTACTTTCTTTAAAAAAGAATCTTCAGCAGGATAATCTTGTAGAACAAAAAACCATTTTACAATACCAACAGGAATTCAGAAACCTTTCTATGGAACTTTCTTACCTTAGAACGTATCAGGATTGGGCGGAATATTATAAAAAGATCCTAAGCTGGGAAATTAAGTTCGATAAAGTAGCAGATAATGAATTTGCTGATCTTTTACAATCACAGAAAGAAGAAGCTAATATTCAGTTTGCCAAGTTTATTGAAAAAAATTACGCAGACTGGCTTACGGATTCCGATAAACCTTTGATGAGCCATACCCTTTTTAAGGAAAAAGTAAAACCAGAGGTAGAAAAAGAGAAAGTACTTTTATTAATGGTGGATAACCTTCGTTATGACCAGTGGAAAGTAATTGAACCATTATTTACCAAATATTATAATAAAATTTCGGAAGATTATTATTACAGTATCCTTCCAACTGCTACACAATATGCAAGAAACTCATTCTTCGCGGGTTTAATGCCATCAGAAATTGAAAAACGTTTTCCCGACAAGTGGTTTAATGATAATGAAGAAGGAAACAAGAATGAATTCGAGCGTGACTTCCTGGAAGATCAGATGAAAAGAATTGGTCTTGGGTCCAAGTCTATGAAGTATTTAAAAGTATTGAATGCAGATTTTGAAAGAAAGATCTATGATGATTTCAATCAGCATAAAAACAATGATCTTTTGGTAATTGTCTATAACTTCATTGATATTCTTTCTCATGCCAAGACGGACAACCATATTGTAGACCAGCTTATTCGCGATGATAAGACTTTCCGTTCTCTTACGCTTAACTGGTTTGAAAACTCTTCGTTACTGAAGATTATCAAAACGGCAGCTGAAAACGGATATAAATTAGTGATCACAACAGACCATGGAACCGTCTATGTTAAGAAACCAAGCAAAGTAGTAGGTGACAGAGAAACCTCTACTAATATCCGATATAAAACAGGTAAAAGCTTAACGTATGATGACAGTGATGTATGGGCTATTACCAACCCTGAAAAACTTTTCCTTCCAAAAGGAAATCTAAGTTCAAAATATATTTTTGCTAAAAACAATATATTCCTGGCTTACCCTAAGAACTACAATCATTTTGTAAATTACTATAAAGAAACCTACCAGCATGGTGGAATCTCATTGGAAGAATGTATCATTCCTATCAGCATTTTAGAACCCAAGTAG
- a CDS encoding S41 family peptidase — MGILAKDEVNEMYKNLKYTESIIFDLRNYPKLTIIPLSELLLPQSTTYYQFNFPETTYPGKFYSRKNNIGRKNPDYYKGNVIVLVDENTQSQAETTTMMFKQHPKAKVIGSNTSGANGDIIKFKIADLDTYFTGLGAYYPDGRETQRIGIIPDILIKPTVEGIKSGKDEILERALLYIKNKN, encoded by the coding sequence ATGGGAATTCTTGCTAAAGATGAAGTAAATGAAATGTACAAAAATTTGAAATATACAGAGTCCATTATTTTCGACCTCAGAAATTACCCAAAACTTACTATCATCCCTTTAAGTGAATTGTTACTTCCTCAATCAACCACTTATTATCAGTTTAACTTCCCGGAAACCACCTACCCTGGAAAATTTTACAGCAGGAAGAACAATATTGGTAGAAAGAATCCCGATTATTATAAAGGAAACGTCATAGTTTTGGTAGATGAAAACACGCAAAGCCAGGCAGAGACCACAACCATGATGTTTAAACAGCATCCAAAAGCCAAAGTGATTGGAAGTAATACTTCAGGTGCAAATGGAGATATTATCAAGTTTAAAATCGCAGATTTAGACACCTATTTTACAGGTCTTGGCGCTTATTATCCTGATGGCAGAGAAACGCAAAGGATCGGAATTATTCCGGATATCCTTATAAAACCAACTGTAGAAGGAATAAAAAGTGGGAAAGATGAGATTTTGGAAAGAGCTTTGCTGTATATAAAAAATAAGAATTAA
- a CDS encoding HD domain-containing protein has product MQNKLKIINDPVHGFIKIPHEILFDIIEHPYFQRLRRIGQTGLLNLIFPGATHTRFHHALGAMHLMFTALETLKQKGVKISEEEEKGAMLPILMHDIGHGPFSHALENMLMDDWHHEKLSLLLMNKLNEEFNGELSMAIEMFQGKYHRKFFNQLISSQLDVDRLDYLKRDSFFTGVSEGNINTQRIISMMNVCEEGELVIDAKGIYSIENFLTARMFMYWQVYYHKTSALAEFLLVKILERAKYLISQGIELPATENLKYFLYRGKSAATDEDIERFTSLDDNDVIQAMKEWQNSDDFVLSYWCKSVIQRNLPKTIISSHPFDERIIEEKIKITNEFFEIANGKELVHEIKRKLLPYDTEKQPIYLLQKNGKKMKLHESEDQLLSGLMVNKTTRYILMFPRDISR; this is encoded by the coding sequence ATGCAGAATAAGCTAAAAATTATCAATGATCCTGTTCATGGATTTATCAAAATTCCTCACGAAATTTTATTTGATATTATTGAACATCCTTATTTCCAGAGATTGAGAAGGATTGGCCAGACCGGTCTTTTGAATCTGATTTTTCCGGGAGCTACCCATACAAGGTTCCATCATGCGCTGGGAGCCATGCATTTGATGTTTACAGCTTTAGAAACATTGAAACAGAAAGGCGTTAAAATTTCTGAAGAAGAAGAAAAAGGAGCAATGTTGCCTATTTTAATGCATGATATAGGGCACGGGCCATTTTCCCATGCTTTGGAAAATATGTTAATGGATGACTGGCACCACGAAAAGCTTTCTTTATTGCTGATGAATAAGTTGAATGAAGAATTTAATGGTGAGCTATCCATGGCTATTGAAATGTTCCAGGGTAAATACCACAGAAAGTTTTTTAATCAGCTGATCTCATCTCAATTGGATGTAGACAGATTGGATTATCTAAAAAGAGATAGTTTTTTTACGGGAGTATCAGAAGGAAATATTAATACCCAGAGAATTATTTCCATGATGAATGTATGTGAAGAAGGAGAGCTGGTTATTGATGCAAAGGGAATTTATTCTATAGAAAACTTCTTAACAGCAAGGATGTTTATGTATTGGCAGGTCTATTATCATAAAACATCTGCATTAGCAGAATTTTTATTGGTGAAAATTCTTGAAAGGGCAAAATATCTGATTTCTCAAGGAATTGAACTTCCGGCAACAGAGAATCTTAAATATTTTTTATATCGTGGAAAGAGTGCAGCAACAGATGAAGATATAGAAAGATTTACCAGTTTAGATGATAATGATGTGATTCAGGCTATGAAAGAATGGCAGAATTCTGATGACTTTGTTTTGTCTTATTGGTGTAAGAGTGTTATTCAGAGAAATCTTCCAAAGACCATTATTTCATCCCATCCTTTTGATGAGAGAATTATTGAAGAAAAAATAAAAATCACCAATGAATTTTTTGAAATTGCTAATGGGAAAGAATTGGTTCATGAGATAAAAAGAAAACTTTTGCCTTACGATACCGAAAAGCAACCGATTTATTTATTGCAGAAAAATGGTAAAAAAATGAAGCTTCACGAATCAGAAGATCAACTTTTATCAGGGTTGATGGTCAATAAAACGACCCGTTATATTCTTATGTTTCCAAGAGATATCTCCCGTTGA
- the lpxD gene encoding UDP-3-O-(3-hydroxymyristoyl)glucosamine N-acyltransferase, which yields MEFTASQIASFIDGKIIGDENALITGVSPIENGESGHLSFIAQDRFSHFLDTSKCSVIIVSEKLLNENSYNPTLIVVKDAYLSFQILMNLYQEMRGRKEGIEDGSSIHDSAVIGDQVYIGAFTYVSEKAKIGDKSQIYPHVYIGKGVKIGKNCKIDSGARIYDYCIIGDNCVIHSNTVVGGDGFGFQPTAEGFKKIPQLGNVIIEDDVEIGSNCSIDRATIGSTIIGKGTKIDNLIQIAHNVKIGQNNVIAAQAGIAGSTTIGDWNQIGGQVGVVGHIKIGNQVKIQAQSGVNSSVNDRETLYGSPAISYNDYLRSYVHFRNFPEIVNRINNLENNSKDNTNE from the coding sequence ATGGAATTCACAGCTTCGCAAATTGCAAGTTTTATTGACGGAAAAATAATAGGTGATGAGAATGCACTTATTACAGGGGTTTCTCCAATTGAAAATGGAGAATCAGGACATCTTTCTTTTATAGCACAAGATCGATTTTCTCATTTTTTAGATACCTCAAAATGCTCCGTAATCATCGTTTCGGAAAAACTTCTTAACGAAAATAGTTATAACCCAACCTTAATTGTAGTAAAAGATGCCTATCTATCTTTTCAGATTCTGATGAATTTATATCAGGAGATGAGAGGAAGGAAAGAAGGTATTGAAGACGGTTCGTCTATCCATGATTCGGCTGTGATAGGGGATCAAGTGTATATAGGAGCGTTTACATATGTTTCTGAGAAAGCTAAGATCGGAGACAAGTCACAAATTTATCCACATGTATATATTGGTAAAGGAGTAAAAATTGGTAAAAACTGTAAAATAGACAGTGGCGCCAGAATTTATGATTACTGTATTATTGGGGACAATTGTGTTATTCATTCCAACACAGTAGTAGGAGGAGATGGTTTTGGGTTTCAGCCCACTGCTGAAGGATTCAAAAAAATTCCACAGCTAGGAAACGTAATCATAGAAGATGATGTAGAAATTGGTTCAAACTGTAGTATAGACAGAGCAACAATAGGTTCTACCATCATTGGAAAAGGTACAAAAATTGATAATCTGATCCAGATTGCCCATAATGTGAAAATAGGACAGAATAATGTAATTGCGGCACAAGCCGGAATTGCAGGTTCTACTACCATCGGAGACTGGAATCAAATTGGAGGTCAGGTAGGAGTTGTCGGACATATCAAAATCGGAAACCAGGTGAAAATTCAGGCCCAAAGTGGTGTAAATTCAAGTGTTAACGATAGAGAAACTTTATATGGTTCACCGGCAATCAGCTACAATGACTATTTAAGAAGCTATGTTCATTTCAGAAATTTCCCTGAAATAGTTAACAGAATAAATAATCTTGAGAATAACTCAAAAGATAATACTAATGAGTGA
- the lpxA gene encoding acyl-ACP--UDP-N-acetylglucosamine O-acyltransferase codes for MIHQLAAVDKRAKISKNVIVEPFTTIAGDVEIGEGTWIGPNVTIMDGARIGKDCKIFPGTVISAIPQDLKFDGEDTRTIIGDNTTLRECVTINRGTKALGYTKVGSNCLIMATSHVAHDCIIGDNVIIANGCGIAGHVEIGDFTVMGGLSAVQQFGKIGKHTMISGGSLIRKDVPPYVKVARDPISYAGINSVGLRRRGFSNEKIFEIQKIYRAIFQMKMNVSQALAYIEKEMLPTAERDEILQFIQNSPRGIVKGYGTGKDSN; via the coding sequence ATGATTCATCAGTTAGCAGCCGTAGATAAACGTGCGAAAATCAGCAAAAATGTAATCGTAGAACCATTTACTACAATTGCAGGGGATGTAGAAATTGGAGAAGGAACATGGATTGGTCCCAATGTTACCATCATGGATGGAGCAAGAATAGGAAAGGATTGTAAAATTTTTCCGGGAACTGTAATTTCTGCTATTCCTCAGGACTTAAAGTTCGATGGTGAAGATACGCGAACCATTATTGGAGATAATACTACTTTAAGAGAGTGTGTAACAATAAATAGAGGAACAAAAGCTTTAGGGTATACCAAAGTAGGAAGCAACTGCCTAATTATGGCAACTTCCCACGTTGCGCATGATTGTATTATCGGAGATAATGTGATTATAGCCAATGGCTGCGGTATTGCAGGACATGTTGAAATTGGAGACTTTACCGTAATGGGAGGTTTATCTGCTGTTCAGCAGTTTGGTAAAATCGGAAAGCATACGATGATTTCAGGAGGATCTTTGATCAGAAAAGATGTTCCCCCGTATGTGAAAGTAGCAAGAGATCCTATTTCCTATGCTGGGATTAACTCAGTAGGTCTTAGAAGAAGAGGCTTTTCCAATGAGAAGATCTTTGAAATTCAAAAGATTTACAGAGCTATTTTCCAAATGAAGATGAACGTTTCTCAAGCGTTAGCATATATTGAAAAAGAAATGCTTCCTACAGCTGAAAGAGATGAAATTCTTCAGTTTATCCAAAACTCTCCAAGAGGGATTGTAAAAGGATACGGAACAGGAAAAGACAGCAACTAA
- the efp gene encoding elongation factor P: protein MATSNDIRKGLCIEFSNDIFKVIEFLHVKPGKGPAFVRTKLKSVTNGKVLDNTFSAGHKIEEVKVITRKFQYLYDDENGFHFMNNDDFSQLYLNKEMIENSNLMKAGEEVTIILKEADETPLSAELPQSVYLDVIEADPGVKGNTATNALKNAIVETGARVMVPLFIEPGDKIKVSTEDGSYLERVKE from the coding sequence ATGGCAACAAGTAACGATATCAGAAAAGGTCTTTGCATCGAATTCAGCAATGATATTTTTAAAGTAATTGAGTTCCTTCACGTAAAACCAGGAAAAGGACCTGCATTCGTAAGAACAAAACTAAAATCTGTGACAAACGGAAAAGTATTAGATAATACATTCTCTGCTGGTCACAAAATTGAAGAAGTGAAAGTAATCACAAGAAAGTTCCAGTATCTTTATGATGATGAGAACGGATTCCACTTCATGAATAACGATGACTTTTCTCAGTTATATTTAAATAAAGAAATGATTGAAAACTCAAACTTGATGAAAGCAGGTGAAGAAGTAACCATCATTTTGAAAGAAGCTGACGAAACTCCGCTTTCTGCTGAACTTCCACAATCAGTATATCTGGATGTCATTGAAGCTGATCCGGGTGTAAAAGGAAACACTGCTACCAACGCTCTTAAAAACGCAATCGTTGAAACAGGAGCAAGAGTAATGGTTCCTTTGTTCATTGAACCGGGAGACAAAATTAAAGTGAGCACTGAAGACGGTAGCTACTTAGAAAGAGTAAAAGAATAA
- a CDS encoding UDP-3-O-(3-hydroxymyristoyl)glucosamine N-acyltransferase produces MRFHSPQKLKTIADLIGSKFIGPEDFEVLGTNEIHMVKPGDIVFVNHPKYYDKALNSAATVILIDKEVDCPEGKALLVSDDPFRDFNKINTHFTRIYNFTEVLHDVEIGEGTKIHSSAVIGNNVTIGKNTLIFPNVVIGDRTVIGDNVIIQSNTVLGGDAFYYRKLNGNFDRLISVGNVVIENNVEIGNGCTIDRGVTDSTIVGEGSVLDNQIQIGHDTVIGKKCLIASQVGIAGCCVIGDEVTLWGQVGIASGNKIESGSVLLGKTGVNRDLEKGTYIGMFAEDFKTYLKKEVKLRNLK; encoded by the coding sequence ATGAGATTCCATTCTCCGCAAAAGCTTAAAACGATCGCAGATTTAATAGGCTCAAAATTTATTGGTCCGGAAGACTTTGAAGTATTGGGAACCAATGAAATTCACATGGTAAAACCTGGTGATATTGTTTTTGTAAATCATCCCAAATATTACGATAAGGCACTAAACTCTGCGGCAACTGTTATTTTGATTGATAAAGAAGTAGATTGCCCTGAAGGTAAAGCGCTTTTAGTTTCTGATGATCCTTTCAGAGATTTTAATAAGATCAATACCCATTTTACAAGAATTTATAACTTCACAGAAGTGCTTCACGATGTGGAAATAGGAGAAGGAACAAAAATTCATTCTTCCGCTGTAATCGGAAACAATGTGACCATTGGAAAAAATACTTTAATTTTCCCAAATGTAGTGATTGGTGACAGAACCGTTATTGGTGATAATGTAATCATTCAGTCCAATACCGTATTGGGAGGAGATGCTTTCTATTACAGAAAACTGAATGGAAACTTTGACCGTTTAATTTCTGTAGGAAATGTAGTGATCGAAAATAACGTGGAAATTGGAAATGGTTGTACTATTGACAGAGGAGTTACAGACTCTACCATAGTTGGAGAAGGTTCTGTTTTAGATAACCAGATTCAGATTGGACATGATACTGTAATTGGAAAAAAATGTCTGATTGCTTCTCAGGTTGGAATTGCTGGGTGTTGTGTGATAGGGGATGAAGTAACGCTATGGGGGCAAGTTGGGATCGCTTCCGGGAATAAAATCGAGAGTGGATCTGTACTTTTAGGAAAAACCGGAGTGAACAGAGACCTTGAAAAAGGAACCTATATCGGAATGTTTGCAGAAGATTTCAAAACTTATCTGAAAAAAGAAGTAAAGCTGAGAAATCTCAAATAA